The genomic window aaatggcgctgtaagaaatagtaaccattccttacatcaccaatgcgtcacaaacctcgggaactaagatgttatgtcccttgtgcctgtagttacactggctcactcacctttcaaaccggaactcaacaatacaaaatactgctgtttagcgatagaatatctgatgagtgggtggtacctacccagacgggcttgcacaaagtcctaccaccaagtaaaagataACCGAAGCTAATAAATTGAATAGAACTTGaatgttattcatttttttagttATGTCGTGACAATTAACATTTAGTATTCAGTTTTTATATTGTCTTATGTTAAGGATGGGATTGTAATGATTGAGATAGATTCAGCGAAAGGCCTCAATTTCTTTTGATGAAGAAAAATGcccatataaacattatttatatatggatGTTATCTCTACATCATTGTTTCGTCGCGGCAATATGCTCTTCAAATCTAATATATTAAGTTCTACCGTACATTTCGAGCGATAGCGGCCATTCTCAATACAGGTGAATTGCCAATAGCTATTcgacacaattaaaaataacccaGTACAAACTGTACGTGCTTTCAGAGGCAAAGAATTGTATTAGTGACAACTACGGAACTCATTCATCATTTTTGAGAATTTGCTGTTAGAAAAccatataacattttatcatgCCGAGATTTGTTCCCAGAACTACTAAATCACTGATTGACCATCTTAATCACGTTGCTTACTAATCCGTCCTGTTTGTATAGGAACCGTAAATCTTGTTACCATAAGATTTATGTTTCACAAAAAATTGTAATCATATCTCAATAAATAACGCATGTTCAACCGGATTAACTAACTAACGAAtcgatatcttaaaaatattatatatatatatatatgttaggtTCACTTGCGATCGATGTTTGCCCTTTTAAAATATcacatgaattttaatttaatataatcgaCATATTAACGATCTCGTACATGGAAACAATGAAATGCTGAAGAGGTATGAAAATTTCTACGCCAGAGTTCATtggatgaaatttaatatacaaaaggacattttacataattatcaaCTAATGTTATGCCATACTATACATTTGCCGCAGTATCCAGGGATGGAATCTTTAGGCAGAGATGGTTTGAGATTCCAGGCTGAGAGCAGGCCTGTTTTAATCCAGAGCGCAGATGATGCAAAGATCGGGTGCCACGCGTTTGGTGGCGCCCTGCTGATTATAGTCAAgtcttaaataattgttaattaattaataattaattttaatatatcaaaaatatagaatatatatataaaatataccccacatatataaagatattttcatggcattcaatacaatatatcaatatacGTAGACAGTTCGTTGCGAATAAAGACTTCGATgaacgattaaattaatatatacatatctacaTAGCATGTAAACctaataaatgaaatacgtaaatataactCAAGAGTGATATAATTGAACCTCGAGAGTAACCAATATATCGAGAACGTCCAGTGCAttttaatgagaaataaaattcaagttaCATCTCTAACGCCTATGGAGATAAAGCGTTTGAATATatctaattgtttttttcttgtatttataCTACGGTAGACGAAGTCTTCTAGAAGAATTCGATATAACAAATACACAGTTTAGCTGTTCTTGGGATTATTTACTGTCAGAATTGAATCTGCTAGTAAGAAATTTCTGGTCGTTCGTAATCAATTGAAAATTAAGCTATAATTGTCTGAATTCGTTGTTCAGCGTTAGTCAAATTAACTCACaaaattgctttatttatgTTCTGCCAAAATCGTCCGAGAACTTCATCATATGTAAAGTAATTAATgcattcaattattaaaatatatatcaatatttatagcaTACAAATTACAGCACCGATGAGGATGTTGATGAATTAATGTTTTCAACATTTTCCAGGTAAAACTATATTGTGATTCTCTGAGCGAAAATAGACCAGACCTCATGACGTCAGGGGACAATTGAAGCAATTTCTTTGTTAGAACAGTGATGCGAATCCATCAACATGgaaattttgtgtatatataatttcgaCTGATTAGTtttgttagaaaatatataaacaaaatattatgttcatgAAACGATAGAATTGGGTCAAAATACTTACAACAGTAAAGTTGTATCcgtattctattatttaaataacaatagttCTATTAAATTCCGATAGAACTTCGAACGCAACCTAATAACTCTAATATGCAATGCGATTACGGCATCCATTCAACGGCCTCATCGAATGCGTTGTTTTGGAACGGTAGCGAAATACTCATTTCAGGTAGTGGCACAAAAGCTGACTACAAATTAATACACGATGTAATTTGAACTGTAACTGTAAAGAAATTAGAGTGAAAGTAGCGGAAGGGACCATCGAGGTGTATAGTAAATTGTGATCTTTTTGTTGACATCGCTGGtttatttaagtgaaataaGATAAATGGTCATCTCACGATATTTCGCTGTTCATACCAGCGCCGCATTGCGACGGCGCAGTGCCTGAATTCTTGTGATGATCAGTGGCtagcaatatttaaattctcTATGATTAATAGAGTTTAGCTTACAAAATGTGAATATTGTTTATGTACCTTCGAGTTTGTAATATTCGTTTAAtcgagatataaatatttaggtgAATTCAAAATGGACTTAATAAAATACGCTTTAGTGCTGTTTTTTATGTTCGTCGACAGCGACGCCGGAGGTCATGGAGAGAAACATCAgtatgtatataagattttttattatatttagttattagcGATATATTGCTTTGCGCATAAACTGTCACTAcatgtattatttctaaaaagtttaattaaaaatggctCAAGCGAAATACatcagttaatttatatttgctttATGCGTGTCTCTAAAATTAGTTTCTATTTTAACAATTCGTTTTTTTcattctgtttatatttatgtaaaaaaaaattataattaaatgttatttttttatttcattttcagcGATCACGTCAAGTTACATGTGCCCGAATTCATCCACCACGACCATCATACAAAAGTGATTACAATACACCACCATCATCATAAGCCTAAGAAGGAAcatcatcaccaccatcatcatcatcaccaacAAAAGCCACATGTTATACCACACGGTAATCATTATCATCACCATAAGAAAACTCATTCCGTGTCTAAAGGTCATTCTAGTCATAAGGAACACGGCCACCATGGTCATCATGGGCATCACGGTCACCATGGCTCTCATGGGCACCATGGGCATGAACATAAACATCATGATGCGCCATCTGTAGGCTATGACTCGCCATCTGTAAACTACGATTATCCCGCTATCAGCTATGAACCAcccaaatttaattacaatccCGGTCCATCCTATGGAAGTGATTATGGATCATTCACGCCTTCTGTACCAGATATTCCAAGTTCACCTCACGTACACGGTGTCGTTCATACAGTTAAACAAGTTAAAGTTTTCGATTCTTTACCCGGTGCACTACCGAGTGTATCATCCGGAAAGGTTAATACAGCTTCGCATGGTTATGAAGTAAGAGAACAGGAAGAGGAGGGTGATGATGACGTATTCACTGCCGTTAACACTCTATCGCAAACGTACCCAGCCTCTTTCGGATACGTGAGAAGTGCCGCAGCTCATACAGAAAATGATCCCTTTTCAGAGATCGCCCAACAGAGTACCGCTCAATCACCCAATCACGACCCTTTCGCAGCTGTAGAACATCCAACCTCATTCGCAAATTTCGAAGGTGCAACTGGGTCAGGTGACGCATTTGGTACTATATCTGTCCCTATTCAAGGTACTGCATTGCCAAACATTCAACCTTCACAATTCACTGGAAATGCTATAAATGATGCTACAGGATTTGATGatcctaataatataataataggcGATGTGAGTAGTACTGCTCTTCTATCTCCTGATGAAAGTTTTAGCGATGATTCGCCCGTGTCCTTTAGCAGAGAAGCTGGTATACAGCAAACTATTAAAACTGGCGGGGTTGAAAGCgtcgtttattaataatgagattatttatttttaagtataaatagctGTATGTTTCTCGCGTGATCAtttgcactttttttttatacatcccTGTTTCATCCACATGATGATAACTTGCCAACAGTTTGTCGAATTGGTTGAAGTTTATGGTTACTGTTTTATTCCTTTGGCTTTCAGCGTGAAGTTACCGTTAAGTTCGTAACTTCACGCTGTAAAGGTTATCGAACCTTCCTCAAAAAACGGTCCattcaaagattattttttaattcgtacTGGTGGTTACTGCATTTGACAAACAACCAGATTTATTatgtagataattaaatatgaattaaggTTGAACtaccaaaaagtttttagtaATAGATGTTATTTTAGATGTAGTAGCGTAGTTATACAATGTTATACCatcgatattttaaatagtgttcaataattttgtttatcctTGGATACAGACAGTATTTTCACTATCATCTCAGATGAATCTTATTCAGGAATTCTCTATTATATACTCattataattgcgaaataaatgtattttttataaaatgttaaatgtgtCGATGGTATAACATAATTGAAAactatcataatttaattgaaaattattcttattaataatattttattgtattggatTAACGTCACATTTTTATATGCACTGGttattcattgttattattttgtttaaataaatatattactaatattgtatgactttttttttaactacgaACAGGcctatatatcaaaataatctataatCTGTCTTCCGACAATGAATAagtaaaaacatgttttttttttataattttacaactaTTGGCTTTAAAGACGATTTCTCAGTCAGACTTATCTAGATATTTTTcggcatattaaaaaataatatgatgatctttttaattacatttaaatcttattttcgaaataatttcttataatatgaattatttggtgtaaaaaaaatataataataaaattttgctatcatattaaaatataactcaattttgttcttattttaagtgaaattacaaaaaaccaTTATAATGATATCGACAAAACtgtatcaaaacaaaacatgtTAGCggctattgttatttatttaaataaaacattgtaacaCAAAGTAAATTGCCCGTAATGTGCATACGACGTACATCGAACGCAACGGCTGCCTGTAATAATGTCACTGGTAGCTAACGAGACAACCGAAAATTGAATAAATCGGACATGCTCCACTTTCATGTTGTGTAACTCAAAAACAAACCAATATCGgcgtaacaataaaaatagactTGTCAGTTGCGcaacatagtttttataatttcctACTTTTATCAGGAAGTTTGTTCTCGTTTCGTTTTTACAAATGCGAATGCTGTTATCTGTAAGTGTATCtcgtttcattgtttttatataacgtttcctggttgatatatatttataatggatatCGTACTCGGTTGATGTACGTCGTAATGCATTTCTTTGAAAAATTCCAAGCTGTCAATTGTATTCTATTTCGTAAAGGAAacaggaaatatatatttctatttgtgtaatatattgtatatacattaaaaaaatcgtcttttacttatttttcataaaattatttcgaagtgtaatataaaattgatacagattgattttgatttttagaaCAGATATTTGCttgattattcaaaattatgttcgtaccttagattatttatatctagatagtttcttaataaaaaataacaaaaaacaacgGGCCTACTTTATTAtgttggtgtgcgtgacagctacgtttGACGCTCGCCGACCATCatagaattttaaacaaaacagtaCACAATGTGTGaatttatgaaattgaaatatctgTAATAGTTACTCTGTATGaaaatcaattacaaatataattttttaatgtgtcatttttcttaatatgtaattattaaatgctaaaagtgtaatatttatatgagtaGATATATAAGAAACACTTAACACTTACACTGCTGGTATGGGTGAGTTTCGAACGTCTTTAGCTCTGGTCAATCAAGccgaaagtaaaaaaaatatctgtaaatatattgtttgaatcTTAATCCTCCAAGGTTTTCCAAGTATTGGTTGATGAATGTATATAGTGCCATATTTAATCCGAGAAATGTCATTACCATGGTTTCCATACCATTCATCAACTCAACTCAGCTATTATCCAGAAAAATTCACTAACTCCATTCGTTTCGACCATTTCGTcttatttttacaaacaatttaattgtaagaAATGAAAGTAGTTATCATTAAATaactgaataattttaattattatttcaaatgattGTCCGCAATCGAatcatattgaattatataaaacgtatattcGGTAGCATTTAGTCGTTTCAGAATTTTGTCGAtactcataaaaaaaagtaacttaaagACGATAGTTTCctgttcttaaatataataactcatCTTAATGACTGTTGATAGGAAGACTCTCAATTTCCTCCTTCGATTTGTGGTTCAACGGGGAAATACTGCTTGTAATCTTGTCGTCAATCAATTTTTTATCATCGGTGGGcatattaagtgttttttgttaaatttatattatgaaagtgttcattctatatataattattataaatgaattataattcttttttagCCTGTTTCTAAAGAGCTGATTTGTGAGATTGTGTCATCTCAGTGCTAGAACGCGCAAATTGTACCACTGATGTTACAAAAATGTTCTGTACTGAACAATGTGAGAACTGAGACGGTTCAGGAGCTAGAACACAAAAATTTAACCACtgacgttttaaaaatatcctaTGCTGAacaatatgcttaatttatcttaaaaatcatctcgtgcttggtggTGCAAGAAATGATGTATTTGTATCGGATCCCCCAGCCCCAGGCATTGGAACAACAGCAGGCCATTTATACACAgcgcttattttaatatttcaatcaagCGTAGTCAATTACGTTCGTGACAAGATAATTATGTTCTGAcagattttttacaaattgtatcAAATCGTagaaatcttatttataaacataactcTCACGATACAATAGGATATAATGGGAAACGGAAAAGTGACAGAGAAATTCATAATAACAAAAAGGTCTTCGTGAATTTTCTAATCCATCAGACAATTGTTTTCACGTTGCAATGAATACTGCCGAAGCTTAAAtggtgaattataatttatctttaaaaatgttctgtatatttttttatctgtatttttttatttgaaatgattttttaagagttttatatattgacTCGCTGTTGCACATCGGCTTCCCTGGGTATTAGTTAAAAAGGGGGAAAGGATTAGCGGAATCCCTGTAATGATCATTCTACGGCGACTCCGTGTAGATTAGTCATTGGTCACATATCGATACGTTCAGTAGTTTAAAGGTGATTAACGCAAGTGTTGTCAATATTACGAGTAGATATTAACTGCTGGACAGATATcgttgtatgtaaaatttattttttatttttcatttgttaatcctcatttattatttttatgcgtCTGTCAGTGTGTTTCGTAATGGTCAAAGCTATTTTATATGGCAATTTAAATTCATGTCAGAAAAAGTTACAAAAACCAAATTGCAAAGTatctattatgtaaataaaaataatatttaaatataaataaaattaaacttttttttgaatatgaaatatcataaatttgtCTTTGTATACACACATTCATCTTCTTGAGTTTAGTATACCTAAGATAGTTTTtcgtttacattaataaaaataaggatttttaattgaattaaagttataattttaaaagaacccatttttaaaacataaatgttaACAATGACTAgacaactataaaatatatatatatgattgcTGAGACcagtaattttcttttacaagttttttttttatatagttgtgACTTGTGGCTCTATTTTCATGAAGGACAAAAAGCAGCGTGTCAAACCCCGGCGTTATTGctgaatatattattgtggaataaaaatcaaaaagatattgaagtaatataattttccgtctcgcatttttaaatttgtaccgataattattgtttcaatattgacaaataaccagtgtttactcgtttttataaatcagaaaaaaaaaaaaattaattgatactgctttttaaaaaaaattttgaagtttcatttttgacttattttgaaaaaaaattaaaaacgtgataactcaaaaatggttcacttttgcatcatgcatatgggggttgaaattatcgcaaatagttacccctatcacctcctaacgggaatacgtcgaataaCCAATAACTCTGTATATGATGAACTATCACAGatttaaaatgacattaaatatatgtatttgtttatctaaaattaaaaaagaatatacatttaaatgtttttgttcgGCTATGTGTGCATGATTGTAGTATGCTATGCGTTCACGCtgattattaagtaaaaactcTTTAGTTATTGATGACAGTTGTATGAAGACTTCTTGGTGTATCAACGTAAGTTGATATTAACAGACCTTTTGACCTTGACTTTTGTAATCTctcaaataaatagttaatatgtttatatattttgttttatttatatacaatatattagtattagttCAATATTTTCACTTCGATAATTATTTTACCGATTTTATTgaacttgtatatttatttttctagtaagagtaagaaatatttaaaatataaactatttaaaaacagatgacataattcaaaaaataccacttaaaaaacaaaaatcttaacGATAtgggtatttattttatctcagaATTATCAACTCTTCTCGTCTATGTAttctttctttatattttttataatataaaacaaagtcgctttatGATTCTCACTCCAAGGATTTTGATTCGTTTCACTAAAAGAAAGATAAACGAGGCaggtttgtatttatttgtaaatacttaTGTTACACAAATGACTGGAGGTTTTCGTACGCCTTTTTGGGTAAATTTGGTAGAAAATTGTACATTCTAAAAATGTCTTCTAAGGATCTTCTAAGAATCTTCTAAGGAAcactaataataactatatttatttgtaatataacagTTTTATCGTGAAGCTTTCTCCAATTGATTACTaatccttataaaaataaataatatagatttaaattgtcttttaaagtataatattcgAATGAATACTTAATAACCGTTTCGTAATTGTGTGCAACAAAAAAAAGCGTTCTCTACGGAACAACAATTATCCAATGAATTTATAAGCCGTGGATACATTTTGCTCTATGTGTCAAATAAAGTTTAAGACATAAATTTATGagatatttacttataaactaataaataaataatatatatattataaatatatctacatttttctttattaataaattttaagggAAACCATACTAGTAGATATATCATACAAATACCATTATAAAAGTACCAATAAACGCAATCAGTCAccattaaatgattaaaaaactaatttaatattgactTGTATTAGCTTTATagtctttaagaaatataatgaatCATTTTCATCTACCATTatgagtaagtaagtaagtcaCTTGCTGTAGCAAAGAGTGAGGTGatgtaatagtttataaatgtcTTACTATAAGTGACGGGTTCAAACACGCTACTCCAGTGCGTATTGGTGAATATAATGTGCATATTGCATATGTCATCCAATGCAGGTAGCCTAACGACGATTAGCTTCACCTCCGAGCTTAAGATGAAAGTGAGGTGAGTGAGGTGAAAACAATATGCGTAGTGCTATGTTGTCTCgtttaatgacaattttaaatgaaaatgagatCAATGAAAATTTCAAATTGTTCATGACGTCATAATTAGGTATCAAGATATGCAAGGCAaatgacataataaaattaatatctaacaTTAAACCGTTTATGTGTATTATCACGTGCAGGTACATCTTTATTggaacaaattataatttccaacaaagatttttaaaacaaaacatcattatcagaaatattttttcagtgaaaaaaaaagtcacgttaatattgtataaaatataatatcaacagtttcttcttaaaatataatttcacaacAGTCTCTtagaaactaaataataaacaattactctttattttaatacgagCATTCAATTTTTAAACCTGTACATTACGAAACGATATTGTTCGTTaagctaataataattgaaaaaaaaaatacaataactaaatatcctgtattataaaatatttataattgagtttttaattaatgaccTTACAACAAGctgattaatttttttctatatacattttattaagaacAACTCATGATTTAATAGATTGTAAAACATTatcatataatgatatataatctGTTAAAAAACATATCCCCTAAATCTTGGCTAGGTTACATTATCCCGATTTATAGTGAGACGTAACCAATCGGAATGTAATAGACAAATATAGAGACGATTAGCGTAAGTTATGGgccgtaataaaaatatcaccaTAAATTTTATAGGAACAATTGgacgcttttttttttcatttttcacaTTTCAATAGTTGTAACGTTACATATTCTTAGTACCGTATTAGATTATCATTtgctttgttatatttattgatgtgGACATTTAGAGGATTTAAGCTATATATTTTAGGCATTAAAATGTTACGCCTTGATCAAAAAAgagcaataaaaaaacaaggacGATTGAAGTTCCATCCTAGTACCAAATTCGAAGGTACTAGGATATCtaatctatttatctattaaattatattatttcgcaGTGAGATAAGGAATTGCGCGAGAAAGCTAAACGGTACATTCAGAAAAAGTCAATGTTAGTACTCTATAGCTCAGTAGCCATGTTCGTCTCCACTGAGGGCATATCCACCGTGATCGCCACCCTCGAAGCTTACAGGACTGTCCTCGTGACCGTGACTCTCCTCCGCTGCTCCCCAGCCGTGACctgaaatatatatgtcatgAATTAATGAAATACGCAACAATTTCAAAAGCAATTATTTCAGACATCGATCGCCAGTAAAATTCGTGATTCACTCAGCTTCAATTTTTCCAAAAACTATATAGAACTTGAAAgtcgtgatggcccagtggttacaagacgCGAATCTTAATGATTTTGAGTTCAAACTcactaatttgtatttataattgaatacgtGTTcagaggtgaaggaaaacaacgtgaggaaacctgcacatgACGAATGAGAATCAGCCACAtttatccaccaatccgcattagagcagcgtaaGCTCTAAATCTATCTCTCATAATGAGAGGCCTTAACTTAACAATGGGACATTAACATGAAAAAATTCGCAAATGAAAAAAGGACGTTCCAGTGATTCAGTGTTCTTAATAAGTGAACACACTTATTAAGAACTGGTGAGAAAGAAAATGTGCATAAGATATTTCTGAGATATTAAAAGAAgcatgtcttttattttttgctCTGGATTTTGTTGGTGAAGAAGCCTATTGAAAATCTCCATCTACTTTCAGTTCCAGCAAGTTGACTGTAATTTTTAACACAACAAATTCTAAGCAGAACCTTTTCAAAGTACGATATAAATAATTGGGTAATTGcctatttttttactatttttttatgcaatcggtaggcggacgaattttggccacctgatgctaagtggtcaacaccgcccatagacaatggtgctgtaagaaatatcaaccttgggaactaagatgttgtgtctgtagttacactggctcactcatctttcaaactggaacacagcaagTACTGGTGAGTACTGAAGAGTAAGTACTGGTGAGTACTGAGTActggtgtttggcggtagaatatctgatgggtggtacctacccaggcgggcttgcccaaagccctaccaccaataaaataacataacaat from Vanessa tameamea isolate UH-Manoa-2023 chromosome Z, ilVanTame1 primary haplotype, whole genome shotgun sequence includes these protein-coding regions:
- the LOC113404232 gene encoding uncharacterized protein LOC113404232; the encoded protein is MDLIKYALVLFFMFVDSDAGGHGEKHHDHVKLHVPEFIHHDHHTKVITIHHHHHKPKKEHHHHHHHHHQQKPHVIPHGNHYHHHKKTHSVSKGHSSHKEHGHHGHHGHHGHHGSHGHHGHEHKHHDAPSVGYDSPSVNYDYPAISYEPPKFNYNPGPSYGSDYGSFTPSVPDIPSSPHVHGVVHTVKQVKVFDSLPGALPSVSSGKVNTASHGYEVREQEEEGDDDVFTAVNTLSQTYPASFGYVRSAAAHTENDPFSEIAQQSTAQSPNHDPFAAVEHPTSFANFEGATGSGDAFGTISVPIQGTALPNIQPSQFTGNAINDATGFDDPNNIIIGDVSSTALLSPDESFSDDSPVSFSREAGIQQTIKTGGVESVVY